The genomic segment GCGGTCAAACCCGCCGTCATCTATGCTCAGGATAGCCTGTTTTGCACTGTAATTGGCGCGGACCGGGTAAATCCATGCCTCCCAGGTTGTTACAGGCATTGCTGAAGGCTGGACATCCATTTCTGATGCAATAAAATCGTCAACCCCGTCAAACTCAAGGGCATAAAGAGCTGGATTTTCAGCATGTGCAGGATTAGGGGAAAAAATGATTATAAAAAAAAGCAGGAAAAGAACCGGAAGTATTCTTTTTTTATGGATACTGTTAAATGACTGATTCATTTTAATCATAAACCCTCCGTTTAATATAATTTTTTAATCTGTCATATGAGCATAAACCATATATAGAATCCTTAAATCCTCTAATAGTTTAACACAAATTTTTCCAAATATATAGTTATAAAAATCTCATAATTATCTCTTTTCTAATATGAAATTGTCAAGATAAAACCAATGTAATATCAATGTAAAAATTAAATTTGAAATTCAGCTTGATTTTTATTTTCAATCTGGGCAATATTGCATTATATTTTTAACCAGATTTATGAATTAATAAAATAATATGAAAGGCTGATACCATGAATTATGAAACTATTATTGTTGAAACCGGTGACGATTTTGTTGCTCAAATAACTCTTAACCGTCCTGAACAATTGAATACATTCACAACTGCCCTGGCAAAGGAGCTTAACCACGCTTTTTTAGACCTTGATGCAGACAGGCAGGTGCGGGTTATACTTGTCAAAGGAGCGGGAAAGGTATTTTGTGCAGGTATTGATGTTGGTGATTTTTTTGGCAAATCTGCTTCCGAGTATCGGGAGTGGATAGAATGTATGGAAAATCCCCTGGTAACAATAAGCAGGATGAACAAACCTGTAATTGCCCAGGTTCATGGTGTTGCAGCAGCAAACGGTGCCGGGCTGGTAGCTGCGGCTGATCTTGCAATTGCAAGTGATAATTCCCGTTTTGGTCTTACAGCTATTAATGTGGGGCTTAATTGTGTAGGGCCTGTTATCCCTGTTGCCAGATCCATTGGAAGGAAAAGAGCGCTTGAATTATTGTTCTATGGTGATCTGATAAAAGCCGGTACTGCCCTGGAAATGGGGCTGTTAAACAGAATAGTGCCTTCTGCCAGCCTGGATCAGGAAGCCCGGAAATGGGCTGCAGTCCTGGCTCAAAAAAGTCCTGTTGCCCTTCAGATTGCCAAAAAAGCATTTTATTCAGCAGCAGACCTGGATTATTATAAATCCTTTGAATATATGAACGAGGCTTTTGCCAGATTGT from the Desulfonema limicola genome contains:
- a CDS encoding enoyl-CoA hydratase/isomerase family protein, yielding MNYETIIVETGDDFVAQITLNRPEQLNTFTTALAKELNHAFLDLDADRQVRVILVKGAGKVFCAGIDVGDFFGKSASEYREWIECMENPLVTISRMNKPVIAQVHGVAAANGAGLVAAADLAIASDNSRFGLTAINVGLNCVGPVIPVARSIGRKRALELLFYGDLIKAGTALEMGLLNRIVPSASLDQEARKWAAVLAQKSPVALQIAKKAFYSAADLDYYKSFEYMNEAFARLCTTEDAEEGIKAFLEKRSPEWKEK